The following are encoded together in the Fibrobacter sp. genome:
- a CDS encoding ribonuclease H family protein, which yields MAKQKFYAIKAPDGGKIVLSWEECQELTHGVKGVLFRAFPTRQEAANWLNGVSAPAPKGLRIYVDGSFLEGYPKAGWGFIVVENDQEVAHGSGVTVFDAESRNIDGEVMASYQAMRWLEANDRTAVICHDYEGVARWAKGEWKAKSSIAKKYVEACRPLVHRVSFEKVAAHTGVKWNEAVDQLAKNAIARAKKAEGATQAAKVPPRNLLDERLNEGQNAAQAAQVKPSESPDSSLAAKPLPEPLKDPKTGQMSLPL from the coding sequence ATGGCGAAGCAGAAATTCTATGCGATAAAGGCGCCAGACGGCGGAAAAATCGTGCTTTCTTGGGAAGAATGCCAGGAACTCACCCATGGCGTCAAGGGCGTGCTTTTTCGCGCTTTTCCAACGCGGCAAGAGGCGGCGAACTGGCTGAACGGCGTTTCCGCTCCTGCCCCCAAGGGACTCCGCATCTACGTGGACGGTTCTTTTTTGGAAGGCTACCCCAAGGCGGGCTGGGGCTTTATCGTTGTGGAAAACGATCAAGAAGTTGCACATGGCTCCGGAGTGACCGTGTTCGATGCCGAAAGCCGCAATATCGACGGCGAAGTCATGGCGAGCTACCAGGCCATGCGCTGGCTGGAGGCCAACGACCGCACCGCCGTCATCTGCCACGACTACGAAGGTGTGGCACGATGGGCCAAGGGGGAGTGGAAGGCCAAAAGTTCCATCGCCAAGAAATACGTGGAGGCCTGCCGCCCGCTAGTCCATCGGGTGAGTTTCGAGAAGGTGGCTGCCCATACGGGCGTCAAGTGGAACGAGGCGGTGGATCAGCTGGCCAAGAACGCCATCGCCCGCGCGAAAAAGGCCGAGGGTGCTACGCAGGCGGCAAAAGTCCCGCCGAGAAACCTGCTGGACGAACGCCTGAACGAAGGTCAGAATGCCGCCCAGGCCGCACAGGTCAAACCATCGGAATCGCCTGATTCGTCACTGGCTGCAAAACCCCTGCCAGAACCTCTAAAAGACCCGAAAACGGGACAGATGAGCTTGCCGCTGTAA
- the sufB gene encoding Fe-S cluster assembly protein SufB, translating to MSENYKYGFVTDIENEAFEKGLNEDIIRRASKLRGEPQFMLDFRLKAYEKLKTMEQPNWGELSFAPVDLQDIVYYSAPKTKKSHEKIEDVDPELLATFEKLGIPLDEQKRLANVAVDAVFDSVSIYTSHKRKLMEMGILFCSISDAIKEYPELIEEYLGSVVPAGDNYFAALNSAVFGDGSFVYIPPGVKCPMDLSTYFRINNKEAGQFERTLIIADEGASVSYLEGCTAPEFSSKQLHSAIVELVAKDNASIKYSTVQNWYAGDRETGAGGVYNFVTKRGKCAGKNSCISWTQVETGSAITWKYPSCVLLGDNSVGEFYSVALTNGHMQADTGTKMIHIGKNTKSTIISKGISADYSSNAYRGEVSIRKSATGARNYTQCDSMLVGDKSAAHTFPYITVANASSTTEHEATTSRISEDQLFYFESRGIKREDAIQAMVGGFCKDVFKELPGEFATEARQLLTLKLEHSVG from the coding sequence ATGAGCGAAAACTACAAGTACGGGTTTGTAACGGATATCGAGAACGAGGCCTTCGAGAAAGGTCTGAACGAAGATATCATCCGCCGGGCATCCAAGCTTCGCGGCGAGCCCCAGTTCATGTTGGATTTTCGCCTAAAAGCCTATGAGAAGCTCAAGACCATGGAGCAGCCCAACTGGGGCGAGCTGAGTTTCGCGCCGGTGGACCTGCAAGACATTGTCTACTACTCCGCCCCCAAGACCAAGAAGAGCCACGAGAAAATCGAAGATGTGGACCCAGAACTTCTGGCCACCTTCGAAAAGCTCGGCATCCCGCTGGACGAACAGAAGCGCCTGGCCAACGTGGCCGTAGACGCGGTCTTTGACTCGGTGAGCATTTATACGAGCCACAAAAGAAAGCTCATGGAAATGGGCATTTTGTTCTGCAGCATTAGCGACGCCATCAAGGAATACCCCGAACTCATTGAAGAATACCTGGGCTCGGTGGTGCCCGCAGGGGACAACTATTTTGCTGCCCTCAACAGTGCCGTCTTTGGCGACGGAAGTTTCGTGTACATCCCGCCTGGAGTCAAGTGCCCCATGGACCTTTCCACCTACTTCCGTATCAACAACAAGGAAGCAGGCCAGTTCGAGCGCACATTGATTATCGCCGACGAAGGCGCCAGCGTGAGCTACCTGGAAGGTTGCACCGCGCCGGAATTCAGCAGCAAGCAGCTGCACAGCGCCATCGTGGAACTGGTAGCGAAGGATAACGCAAGCATTAAATACTCGACCGTGCAGAACTGGTACGCGGGCGACCGCGAGACGGGAGCCGGCGGCGTGTACAACTTTGTCACCAAACGCGGCAAGTGTGCCGGCAAGAACAGCTGCATCAGCTGGACGCAGGTGGAAACCGGCTCCGCCATCACGTGGAAGTATCCGAGCTGCGTGCTGCTGGGAGACAACTCCGTCGGAGAGTTCTACAGCGTTGCCCTCACCAACGGGCACATGCAGGCCGATACCGGTACCAAGATGATTCACATTGGCAAAAATACCAAGAGCACTATCATTTCGAAGGGCATCAGCGCCGACTACTCCAGCAACGCCTACCGCGGCGAAGTGAGCATCCGCAAGTCGGCTACAGGCGCCCGCAACTACACCCAGTGCGACAGCATGTTGGTAGGCGACAAGAGTGCAGCCCACACCTTCCCCTACATCACCGTCGCAAACGCAAGTTCCACCACGGAACACGAGGCCACCACCAGCCGCATCAGCGAAGACCAGCTTTTCTACTTCGAAAGCCGCGGCATCAAGCGCGAAGACGCCATTCAGGCGATGGTGGGCGGTTTCTGCAAAGACGTGTTCAAGGAGCTCCCGGGCGAATTCGCCACCGAGGCAAGGCAGTTGCTGACGCTCAAGCTCGAGCACAGCGTCGGGTAA
- the ligA gene encoding NAD-dependent DNA ligase LigA: MDDKRSEDFSRYFELKKQLEEASRLYYKEGVSPMSDQDFDFGLKEMEVLEAKYPELHGKDSLTQKVGSDLTNDFAKVAHAVPMLSIANVYSAEEMAEFVKAAEDGIAGLDPSHSLRSAQDDKHRATSLEPRTSNLKATEGRDLTPHTWICERKIDGVSLSIVYENGRLKQAATRGDGAQGDDVTLNALTIADIPEYFDAKKLKIDPSEIPQGTFEVRGEVYMEREAFERLNEQFILEGKKIFQNPRNTVSGPLKLKSVAECKTRPMRFFAYHIPQSNNKTHEENLLQLKRLGFHTNDYWTADNTEEIMKISEQIGASRDSLPFEIDGMVVKLNDLAMQRALGTTSKSPRWAIAYKFKAERAYTPLLSVEFQVGRTGAVTPVANLAPVRLAGTTVKRATLHNFDEVARLDLHYGDTVGVEKGGEIIPKITDVKKELRPIGAEPVIAPTKCPECGEPLTHVDGEVILRCENMHCAAQVQCLFEHFVSREAMNIENLGPSLIASLIATGKIMRIPDLYRLTLEDLESQERMAKKSAKNVFDAIAASKERSLENLLHGLGIRFVGRTSARNIAKHFRTLEKIRTATVEDLQNVTDVGERIGKSVYDFFHTERYTQEIDELIELGCPTEFKGVVKTLFQGQTAVITGTLPTMDRDEARKLIEENGGKVAGSVSKKTSWVLAGEAAGSKLTKANELGIPVHDEAWLLEQIAEADSDAGSDSSDSSEGGNESADNTANVEKEKPAAQGNGQLSLF; the protein is encoded by the coding sequence ATGGACGATAAAAGATCAGAAGACTTTTCCAGATATTTCGAGCTAAAAAAACAGCTAGAAGAAGCAAGCCGCCTTTACTACAAGGAAGGCGTCTCCCCCATGAGCGACCAGGATTTTGACTTTGGCCTCAAGGAAATGGAGGTTCTTGAAGCGAAGTACCCGGAACTGCACGGAAAGGATTCGCTCACACAGAAAGTCGGAAGCGACCTCACCAACGACTTTGCGAAGGTCGCACACGCGGTGCCCATGCTCAGCATCGCAAACGTCTATAGCGCCGAAGAGATGGCGGAATTTGTGAAAGCCGCCGAGGACGGGATTGCGGGCCTGGATCCTTCGCATTCGCTGCGCTCCGCTCAGGATGACAAGCACCGAGCCACGAGCCTCGAACCTCGAACCTCAAACCTCAAAGCGACCGAAGGTCGCGACCTCACACCTCACACCTGGATCTGCGAGCGGAAAATCGACGGTGTCTCGCTTTCGATTGTGTACGAAAACGGACGCTTGAAGCAGGCGGCCACCCGCGGCGACGGCGCCCAGGGCGACGACGTGACCCTGAACGCGCTCACGATTGCGGACATTCCCGAATACTTTGACGCGAAGAAACTGAAAATCGACCCGAGCGAAATCCCGCAGGGCACTTTCGAGGTGCGCGGCGAAGTCTACATGGAGCGCGAGGCCTTCGAGCGACTGAACGAACAGTTTATCTTGGAAGGCAAGAAGATTTTCCAGAACCCCCGCAATACTGTTTCGGGTCCCCTCAAGCTCAAGAGCGTGGCCGAGTGCAAGACGCGACCCATGCGATTCTTCGCCTATCACATTCCCCAGAGCAACAACAAGACTCACGAAGAGAACCTGCTGCAGCTCAAGCGTCTCGGATTCCACACCAACGACTACTGGACAGCAGACAATACCGAAGAAATCATGAAGATTTCGGAACAGATTGGCGCGAGCCGCGACAGCCTTCCCTTCGAAATTGACGGCATGGTGGTAAAGCTCAACGATCTTGCCATGCAGCGGGCTCTCGGCACCACCAGCAAGAGCCCCCGCTGGGCCATCGCTTACAAGTTCAAGGCTGAACGGGCCTACACGCCGCTTCTTTCCGTAGAATTCCAGGTAGGCCGCACCGGTGCGGTGACGCCCGTGGCGAACCTTGCACCCGTGCGTCTTGCGGGCACTACCGTCAAGCGCGCCACCCTCCACAACTTCGACGAAGTGGCCCGTCTAGACCTGCACTACGGAGACACGGTGGGCGTCGAGAAGGGCGGCGAAATCATCCCGAAAATTACCGATGTCAAGAAGGAGCTTCGCCCCATTGGGGCAGAGCCGGTCATTGCCCCCACGAAGTGCCCCGAATGCGGCGAGCCCCTTACCCATGTAGATGGCGAAGTCATCCTCCGCTGCGAAAACATGCACTGTGCCGCACAAGTGCAATGCCTGTTCGAGCATTTCGTGAGCCGCGAGGCCATGAACATCGAGAACCTGGGGCCATCGCTTATCGCAAGCCTTATTGCCACAGGCAAAATCATGCGCATCCCGGACCTTTACCGCCTCACGCTAGAAGATCTGGAATCCCAGGAACGCATGGCCAAGAAGAGCGCCAAAAACGTCTTTGACGCCATCGCCGCCTCCAAGGAACGGAGTTTGGAGAACCTGCTCCACGGTCTCGGCATCCGTTTTGTGGGCCGCACCAGCGCAAGGAACATCGCCAAGCATTTCCGCACTCTTGAAAAAATCCGCACGGCTACCGTCGAAGACCTGCAGAACGTCACCGACGTGGGCGAACGCATTGGAAAGTCCGTCTATGACTTTTTCCACACGGAACGCTACACCCAGGAAATTGACGAACTGATTGAACTAGGCTGCCCCACGGAATTCAAGGGCGTCGTGAAGACGCTTTTCCAGGGGCAGACCGCCGTCATCACGGGAACGCTCCCGACTATGGACCGGGACGAGGCCCGCAAGCTTATCGAAGAGAACGGCGGAAAGGTCGCAGGCTCCGTCAGCAAAAAGACCAGCTGGGTTTTGGCCGGCGAAGCTGCCGGAAGCAAGCTTACCAAGGCCAACGAACTGGGAATTCCCGTGCACGACGAAGCTTGGCTCTTGGAGCAAATCGCCGAGGCAGATTCCGACGCAGGCAGCGATAGCAGCGACAGCAGCGAAGGCGGCAACGAATCCGCCGACAATACGGCAAACGTCGAAAAAGAAAAGCCCGCTGCACAGGGCAACGGGCAACTGAGCTTGTTCTAA
- a CDS encoding OmpA family protein, whose product MKGLCFALSLAFASLIAVPSAFAKDLAPNKTHAVLNITYVNDDDVPHAKKTLTFVGIKKPKNKIKVTTDTYGEASFHIPREDSYKILCESLTGPFECGETPYVSLTASTGGVTVVFDDTRAELTGVTFKAGSAELVPSSLKTLNTAIEGLKRNTKAKVEIEGHTSSEGSDELNQTLSEERAASVRAYMIKKGISPDRVTAVGYGPSRPKADNSTEAGRKANRRIEIRVVNASEVGAVQE is encoded by the coding sequence ATGAAAGGTCTTTGTTTTGCCTTGTCCTTGGCATTTGCCTCTTTGATTGCGGTTCCTTCGGCCTTTGCCAAAGATTTGGCCCCCAACAAGACACATGCGGTGCTGAACATTACCTACGTGAACGATGACGATGTTCCTCACGCCAAGAAGACGCTGACCTTCGTGGGCATCAAGAAACCCAAGAACAAGATCAAGGTGACTACGGATACTTACGGCGAGGCTAGTTTCCATATTCCTCGTGAAGATTCCTACAAGATTCTCTGTGAAAGTCTGACAGGCCCCTTCGAGTGCGGCGAGACTCCCTACGTTTCCCTGACGGCCAGTACCGGCGGCGTGACGGTGGTGTTCGACGACACCCGTGCTGAACTGACGGGCGTTACCTTCAAGGCCGGAAGCGCCGAACTGGTGCCCAGTTCCCTCAAGACTCTGAATACGGCTATTGAAGGTCTCAAGCGTAACACCAAGGCCAAGGTGGAAATCGAGGGCCACACCAGTTCCGAAGGTAGCGACGAATTGAACCAGACTCTTTCCGAAGAACGGGCCGCTAGCGTGCGCGCCTACATGATCAAGAAGGGAATTTCTCCGGACCGGGTGACCGCCGTAGGTTATGGCCCCAGCAGGCCCAAGGCGGACAATTCCACCGAGGCAGGGCGCAAGGCCAACCGCCGTATCGAAATCCGCGTGGTGAACGCCTCTGAAGTGGGCGCTGTTCAGGAATAG
- a CDS encoding agmatine deiminase family protein produces the protein MTKALYRYPAEWEEQEATWLAFPHNKLNWHGERGVKIRKFYVELIRTISEFQPVNVLVPNKKFLTLDEKFAVADRPYPASFFMVKTDDIWIRDYGPFFVKKGKETVVSETVFNAWGAKFPPWKNDNQIPGRIADLLEYKNGVSVPYIFEGGAIEVNGDGLGMTTLDCLVGKNRNKVEDLSKVIKAICEMLGLKALLVLPKGLVGDHTDGHIDNVARFVAKDRVVIPAASPRSANGKYLEEARAAILEFLKLHYGKKAKVDTIPLPPQRKLPDGQILPASYMNFIYVNGGLIYPKYRCAADKVAEEYFRKVYPKRKIIGLDCRTVIEEGGSLHCMSKHESA, from the coding sequence ATGACAAAAGCACTTTACCGCTACCCCGCAGAATGGGAAGAACAGGAAGCCACCTGGCTTGCCTTCCCCCACAATAAACTGAACTGGCACGGAGAACGTGGCGTCAAAATCCGCAAGTTCTACGTGGAGCTGATCCGCACCATCAGCGAGTTCCAGCCGGTAAACGTGCTGGTGCCGAACAAGAAATTTTTGACCTTGGACGAAAAATTCGCCGTGGCCGACAGGCCTTATCCCGCCAGTTTTTTCATGGTCAAGACCGACGACATCTGGATTCGGGACTACGGCCCCTTCTTCGTGAAAAAAGGCAAGGAAACTGTGGTTTCCGAGACGGTCTTTAACGCCTGGGGCGCGAAGTTCCCTCCATGGAAAAATGACAACCAGATTCCCGGGCGCATCGCAGACCTTCTGGAATACAAGAATGGTGTGAGCGTCCCCTACATTTTCGAGGGAGGCGCCATCGAGGTGAACGGCGACGGTCTCGGCATGACCACCTTGGATTGCCTCGTGGGCAAGAACCGCAACAAGGTGGAAGACCTTTCGAAGGTCATCAAGGCCATCTGCGAGATGCTAGGGCTCAAGGCCCTGCTGGTGCTCCCCAAGGGACTTGTAGGCGACCACACCGACGGCCACATCGACAACGTGGCCCGCTTCGTGGCTAAAGACCGGGTGGTCATTCCGGCGGCAAGCCCGAGGAGCGCCAACGGCAAATACCTGGAAGAGGCCCGCGCCGCCATTTTGGAATTCCTGAAGCTCCACTACGGCAAAAAAGCCAAAGTGGACACCATCCCGCTGCCGCCCCAGCGCAAGTTGCCCGATGGTCAGATTCTCCCGGCCAGCTACATGAATTTCATCTATGTGAACGGCGGGTTAATTTATCCTAAATACAGGTGTGCCGCCGACAAGGTGGCCGAAGAATATTTCCGCAAGGTCTATCCCAAGAGAAAGATTATCGGGCTGGACTGCCGCACCGTCATCGAAGAGGGCGGAAGCCTGCACTGCATGAGCAAGCACGAGAGTGCTTGA
- the fabF gene encoding beta-ketoacyl-ACP synthase II has protein sequence MSKRRIVITGIGAVTPVGKNVADMWQSIKQGKSGIAPITLFDASNCSVKIAAEIKDFKPEEHGIDPKEARRMARFTQFLVGAANEAVKDAGLTKEQLAEDTTGIVAGNGLSGMDVLDETYNKYIEGGKRRVSPLAMPELIPNEACANVSIALGITGLAHTVCTACASGTDAIGVALDSIRSGRLDVCLAGGSESGITEYSIKSFAGMHALTDKFNDDPEKASRPFDKDRSGFVMGEGGAVMVLEELEHAKARGAKIYAELAGYGASADAYHITSPRPGGETCAKAMTRALKDADIAPTDVDYYNAHGTSTHLNDITETEMLKIVLGEHAYKIKVSSTKSMTGHCVGAAGVIEAIISTLAIRDSFYPATLNLDNPDEGCDLDYVPKVGVEGNIDVAVSASLGFGGHNGVVVIKKFNG, from the coding sequence ATGAGCAAGAGAAGAATCGTCATTACCGGCATCGGTGCCGTAACTCCCGTCGGAAAGAATGTAGCCGACATGTGGCAATCCATCAAGCAGGGAAAGAGCGGTATCGCCCCCATAACCCTTTTTGACGCCTCCAATTGCTCCGTAAAAATCGCCGCCGAAATCAAGGATTTCAAGCCCGAAGAACACGGAATTGACCCCAAGGAAGCCCGCCGTATGGCCCGCTTCACCCAGTTCTTGGTAGGAGCCGCCAACGAGGCGGTCAAGGACGCTGGACTCACCAAGGAACAGCTGGCCGAAGACACCACGGGAATCGTGGCCGGAAATGGCCTTTCGGGAATGGACGTGCTTGACGAGACCTACAACAAGTACATCGAAGGCGGCAAGCGGAGGGTTTCGCCTCTCGCCATGCCGGAACTGATTCCCAACGAGGCCTGCGCCAACGTTTCCATCGCTCTGGGTATCACGGGCCTTGCCCATACGGTGTGCACCGCCTGTGCCTCCGGCACCGACGCCATCGGGGTCGCCCTGGATTCCATCCGGTCCGGCCGTCTGGACGTGTGCCTGGCGGGTGGTTCCGAAAGCGGCATTACGGAATATTCCATCAAGAGCTTTGCGGGCATGCACGCCCTTACCGACAAGTTCAACGACGACCCCGAAAAGGCGTCCCGCCCATTCGACAAAGACCGCAGCGGCTTTGTCATGGGCGAAGGCGGTGCCGTGATGGTCCTGGAAGAACTGGAACACGCCAAGGCCCGCGGAGCCAAGATTTATGCGGAACTGGCCGGCTATGGTGCCTCTGCCGACGCCTACCACATTACCAGCCCCCGCCCGGGTGGAGAGACCTGCGCAAAGGCCATGACCCGCGCCCTGAAGGATGCAGATATTGCGCCTACCGACGTGGACTACTACAACGCCCACGGTACCTCCACCCACTTAAACGACATTACCGAAACCGAGATGCTGAAAATCGTGCTGGGCGAACACGCCTACAAGATCAAGGTTTCCAGCACCAAGAGCATGACCGGCCACTGCGTAGGCGCCGCGGGCGTCATCGAGGCCATCATCTCCACCCTCGCCATCCGCGACTCCTTCTACCCCGCCACCCTGAACCTGGACAACCCCGACGAGGGCTGTGACCTGGATTACGTGCCGAAGGTAGGCGTCGAAGGAAACATCGACGTGGCCGTTTCTGCATCCCTCGGTTTTGGCGGTCACAACGGCGTGGTCGTCATCAAGAAATTTAATGGCTAA
- a CDS encoding PHP domain-containing protein has translation MYKGSGSKIENGGYADLHLHTRLSDGSLSVEELLTLCKRRGLRCISITDHDNLDSYKLAEGPAKDIGLEIIPGIEISAVWQGKDIHILGYFCDPTNLALNMEMEDFTKQRITRAKAIIKKLNALGIDITFEKVNSYCKGKVIGRPHIAMSLVDEEYISNFAEAFTKYLGDGCVAFVEKKGLNPQQTIRLIENAGGIAVLAHPYKSGLSDEFIENMVEWGIQGIEVYSPAQKGAVGRKYKEMAQKFGLVGTGGSDFHTESSNYMPGCMKMPYSVVQALRERREKSRAEWF, from the coding sequence ATGTACAAGGGTTCAGGAAGCAAGATAGAGAACGGCGGCTACGCGGATCTGCATTTGCACACCCGCCTTTCTGACGGCAGCCTCTCTGTCGAAGAACTGCTGACCCTCTGCAAGCGCAGGGGGCTCCGGTGTATTTCCATCACCGACCACGACAATCTGGACAGCTACAAGCTGGCCGAGGGGCCCGCCAAGGATATCGGGCTGGAAATCATCCCCGGCATTGAGATTTCAGCGGTATGGCAGGGCAAGGACATCCATATCTTGGGGTATTTCTGCGACCCCACCAACCTGGCCCTGAACATGGAGATGGAGGACTTTACCAAGCAGAGGATAACCCGCGCAAAGGCCATCATCAAGAAGCTGAACGCCCTGGGAATCGACATCACCTTCGAAAAGGTGAATTCCTACTGCAAGGGAAAGGTTATCGGTCGGCCCCACATTGCCATGTCCCTGGTGGATGAAGAATACATTTCCAACTTCGCAGAAGCCTTCACCAAATACCTCGGGGACGGCTGTGTGGCCTTTGTGGAAAAGAAGGGACTGAACCCGCAACAGACCATCCGCCTCATCGAAAACGCCGGAGGCATCGCGGTGCTCGCCCACCCCTACAAGTCAGGCCTCAGCGATGAGTTCATCGAGAACATGGTGGAATGGGGAATCCAGGGGATAGAAGTCTATAGCCCCGCCCAAAAGGGCGCCGTGGGCCGCAAATACAAGGAAATGGCCCAGAAGTTCGGGCTGGTGGGCACCGGCGGTTCGGACTTTCATACCGAAAGCAGCAACTACATGCCCGGCTGCATGAAAATGCCCTACTCCGTAGTGCAGGCCCTCCGCGAAAGGCGTGAAAAATCCAGAGCGGAATGGTTCTAG
- a CDS encoding trans-2-enoyl-CoA reductase family protein: protein MIIQPMIRSNMCINAHPKGCAADVVRQIKYVQKKKAERGPLKGEPKTVLVVGCSTGYGLASRISAAFEYGADTIGISFEKEGSEQKSGTPGWYNNMAFDREAKAAGLQSVTFNGDAFSHDMRKKVIETVKQMGKKIDLIIYSVASAVRVDPDTGVMYRSVLKPIGETFSGETIDCMTGKISTISAEPATAEEAENSVKVMGGEDWALWIRQLAAAGVLAEGVKTVAYSYIGPSLSHPIYRDGTIGGAKKHLEKTAKELYAELQATLKGEAYVSVNKGLVTRSSAVIPIIPLYLSVLFKVMKEQGTHEGCIEQMERLFAERLYTGSAVPTDENHLIRIDDLEMDPKVQEEVKKRMATITQENFAQVGDLEGYRHDFLATNGFDVEGVDYNADVATMA from the coding sequence ATGATCATCCAACCCATGATTCGTAGCAACATGTGCATCAACGCCCACCCCAAGGGCTGCGCTGCCGACGTCGTTCGTCAAATCAAGTATGTGCAAAAGAAAAAGGCCGAAAGGGGCCCACTCAAGGGTGAACCCAAGACCGTGCTGGTAGTGGGCTGCTCCACCGGTTACGGGCTTGCCAGCCGCATTTCTGCCGCCTTTGAATATGGTGCCGACACCATCGGCATTTCCTTCGAAAAGGAAGGCTCCGAACAAAAATCCGGCACGCCGGGCTGGTACAACAACATGGCCTTTGACCGCGAAGCCAAGGCCGCAGGCCTCCAGTCCGTCACTTTCAACGGCGACGCCTTCTCTCACGATATGCGCAAAAAGGTCATCGAAACCGTAAAGCAGATGGGCAAGAAGATCGACCTGATTATCTACAGCGTGGCCTCTGCCGTCCGTGTGGACCCGGACACGGGCGTCATGTACCGCAGCGTGCTGAAGCCCATCGGAGAGACCTTTTCCGGCGAAACCATTGACTGCATGACCGGCAAGATCAGCACCATCAGTGCCGAACCCGCTACCGCCGAAGAAGCGGAAAACTCCGTGAAAGTCATGGGCGGTGAAGACTGGGCGCTCTGGATTCGCCAGCTGGCCGCCGCAGGCGTTCTTGCCGAAGGCGTAAAGACGGTAGCCTACTCCTACATCGGACCGAGCCTTTCCCACCCCATCTACCGCGACGGCACCATCGGTGGCGCCAAGAAGCACCTGGAAAAGACCGCCAAGGAACTCTACGCCGAACTCCAGGCAACCCTCAAGGGCGAAGCCTACGTGTCCGTGAACAAGGGCCTAGTGACACGCTCCAGTGCCGTCATCCCCATTATCCCGCTGTACCTGTCCGTGCTGTTCAAGGTCATGAAAGAACAGGGCACCCACGAAGGCTGCATCGAGCAGATGGAACGCCTGTTTGCCGAAAGGCTTTACACCGGGTCTGCCGTGCCTACCGACGAGAACCACCTTATCCGTATCGACGACCTGGAAATGGATCCCAAGGTCCAGGAAGAAGTCAAAAAACGCATGGCCACCATCACCCAGGAGAACTTCGCCCAGGTAGGCGACCTGGAAGGCTACCGCCACGACTTTTTGGCCACCAACGGTTTCGACGTAGAAGGTGTGGACTACAACGCCGACGTAGCCACCATGGC